From one Nitrospirota bacterium genomic stretch:
- the rplA gene encoding 50S ribosomal protein L1: MGKKMKAAVEKLEPRAYSLREAVEAVKQSAFAKFDESVDLALRLGVDPKRADQMVRGTTSLPHGTGKTVRVLVFAKGEKEQEARQAGADFVGSDELMEKVKGGWLEFDCAISTPDLMAAVGKLGKVLGPRGLMPNPKTGTVTFDVGKAVTEIRKGRVEYKVEKAGIIQVPVGKVSFKPEQLHENASAVLEAVIKSKPASCKGRYLMSATISSTMGPGVPLDAMALAKEWS; encoded by the coding sequence AAGCTGGAGCCGCGGGCGTATAGCCTGCGCGAGGCAGTCGAGGCGGTGAAACAGTCGGCGTTTGCCAAGTTCGATGAATCGGTCGATCTGGCGCTCCGTCTGGGCGTGGATCCGAAGCGGGCGGACCAGATGGTGCGTGGCACGACTTCGTTGCCGCATGGCACGGGGAAGACCGTTCGCGTCTTGGTGTTTGCCAAGGGCGAGAAGGAGCAGGAGGCACGGCAGGCTGGCGCTGACTTCGTCGGATCCGATGAGCTGATGGAGAAGGTCAAGGGCGGATGGCTGGAGTTCGATTGCGCCATCTCCACACCGGATCTCATGGCGGCGGTCGGAAAGCTCGGAAAGGTGTTGGGGCCCCGCGGGCTCATGCCGAATCCGAAAACAGGAACGGTCACCTTTGATGTCGGCAAGGCCGTAACGGAAATCCGAAAAGGCCGTGTGGAATATAAAGTCGAAAAGGCCGGGATCATTCAGGTGCCGGTCGGGAAGGTCTCCTTTAAGCCTGAGCAGCTGCACGAGAATGCGTCGGCGGTTCTTGAGGCCGTGATCAAGTCGAAGCCGGCTTCGTGCAAGGGGCGCTATCTGATGAGCGCGACGATCTCGAGCACGATGGGGCCTGGCGTACCGCTTGATGCGATGGCGTTGGCTAAGGAATGGAGTTAG
- the rplL gene encoding 50S ribosomal protein L7/L12, whose amino-acid sequence MSTTTTKLSQEELIKAIETMSVLDLADLVKGLETRFGVTAAAPVAAAAPAAGAAAAAEEKTSFDVVLVSAPADKKIQVIKVVRELTSLGLKEAKDLVEGAPKPVKTGVTKEECDSMKKKLEESGAKVEIK is encoded by the coding sequence ATGTCAACGACAACGACGAAATTATCACAGGAAGAATTGATCAAGGCCATCGAGACGATGAGTGTGCTCGATTTGGCGGACCTCGTGAAGGGGTTAGAGACCCGCTTCGGTGTCACGGCCGCCGCGCCAGTCGCCGCAGCCGCTCCTGCTGCAGGTGCAGCCGCTGCAGCCGAAGAGAAGACCTCATTTGACGTGGTGCTCGTGTCTGCTCCGGCGGACAAGAAGATCCAGGTCATCAAGGTTGTCCGCGAGCTCACGAGCCTTGGTTTGAAGGAAGCCAAAGATTTGGTCGAAGGCGCGCCGAAGCCCGTGAAGACCGGTGTCACGAAGGAAGAATGCGACAGCATGAAGAAGAAGCTCGAAGAGAGCGGCGCCAAGGTCGAGATCAAGTAG